acctccccaatcactatctgaataaccaaataattttgcatcttcaccaaaattataaaacagaccatagtttagagtacctcttatgtacctcaaaattctcttggcggctagccaatgagactcccttggtgtttccatgtatcgactcacgagtccaacaccataaactatatcaggtcttgtgattgtaaggtaccttaggcttccaaccaagcttttgtacacggttgagtttacaaactcaccttctccttccttagacagcttcaatccagttgcaactggagtgttgacaatattgcacttgtccatattgaatttctccaatatatctctcatgtacttttgttgagaaatgtagataccatcacttccttgcttcacttctatgccaagaaagtatgacattaatccattgtcagtcatctcgaattcactgaacatggattgcttgaactcatagaacattgcttcattgtttcctgtaaacaacaagtcatctacatagagacaaataattaagaactcccctttttcaccgttcttcatgtaaactgaatgctcgtatggacatttctgaaatccattttggtgaaggtagttgtcaatccttgagttccaagctcgtggtgcttgcttgaggccatacaaAGTTTTCTTCAAATGATACACCTTATCTTAttttccttgtacttggaagccttctggttgttccacgtacacttcttcctcaagaactccattaaggaaggctgacttgacatctaattgataaattttccatttatgctgagcggcaagagagattagtaatcttaccgtgtcaagtcttgcaactggagcatagacttcatcatagtccactccatacttctgtttgtagccctttgctacaagccttgatttgtatcgatccacacttcTATCTGcaatgcgtttgatcttgtaaacccacttgacaccaatagccttctgatttggtgggagctttgttaactcccaagtgtcattcttctcgatggcatgtatctcttcttccatggctttcttccaacaatcttcttccacagcttcattgaatgagagaggctcatggtctgcatagaagcagaaaaaattggtttcttctttttcttgtccataaatctctgtgagactccttaacctcactggagttgaggagctgctttcctcactagatgtaggaccactccttgcaattctgtgcactggagttgttgtgattgtttgagcatgCTGTTGCTCAataggtggtacaacttctggttcttcaaaatcagtggagacgatcttctctttactgacttctttgttgttccacttccatgtctcttcctcactgaagatgacatctctactaaccactagtttgctagttagtgggttgtagagcttgtatgccttggactcttcattatagcccacaaacacacacttctcacctctatcatcaagtttcctcctcttagcttctggaacttgagcatatgcaacacacccaaaaattcttaggtgtgtaacattcggcttgtatccactccaagcctcttgtggtgtcatcctcttgacactctttgttggacatcgattcaacaaataaatcgaacaagctacagcttctgcccataactcttttggcaaattcttctccttaagcatgaaccttgtcatgtcaaggatggttcgattctttctttcggctatcccattttgttatggggtataggcagcagtaagttgatgcctaattccttgctccttgcagtatgcttggaaagcattggaggtgtactctccacctctatctgatctcacagccacaagcttgtggttactttcagcctctgtgagtgccttgaactccttgaaaatttttagggcagctgacttctccttgagaaaatagacccaagtctttctactgaaatcatcaatgaaggtaataaaatacctattacctccataagacatgggatccaatggaccacatatatctgtgtgcaccaactgcagtggtgcatttgctctccatgtatcaccaacagggaacgatagtcgtgtttgcttgccaagcacacaaccttcacatacttggcgtgtggcttcaatttggggtagaccacgaaccattcctccacttgacagcaactttaggccattgaaatgaagatggccaaatcgaagatgccatttccatgactcatcttccattacaccgatgttgcagcttccaatctttgtgttcaaattcaacggaaacatccggttctttgacattcgaacacgtgcaataagctttctccttgcattcctgagagtgagaagcacgttctccatatgtataatgtaccctttctggagcagttgaccaatgctcagaatgttgctcttcatacctggtatgtagtaggtatcggagatgtattcttctctaccatccttctggatgatcttgatcttacctttgccttcaactggcaactttgaggagtcaccaagacttacagatccataggccccatctttgagttcggcaaaaaactccttctttccacacatgtgattgcttgcaccagagtccaaataccaaacatcttgttggctactggaatcatggtgtgctagcaagactgtaagttcttcatcagtatttccacttgattctgccatgttgacatgctcaccatttttatgtgaacattcattggcataatgtccatattgcttacagttgggacactggatatgcgtctttcctcgagtagatctccactcctgagactgaccttgattttgtgcatagcctcgacctcttcctcgggctcgtcctcggctacggttggatgaactcccacgacgtgagttccactgcccacgacctccatttggtttgtcaatattcaactttgactccaaagcttgctctagcgttgtggggcttgcattcttctgaatgcgttgctcgtgaactaggagggatcctagcaATTCCTCTGTGCTCATTGTCTCCAAATCCTtcgattcctcaatggcagtcaccacatgctcaaagtTGGATGTGAGTGACCGAAGGATTTtttccacaactcgtacttcatcgagtttctcgccatttctcctcatttGATTTACTATCGCAATGAGCCTTGTGTGATAGTCCGAGATGCTCTCTCTTTCATTCatgtgagcagtttcaaaatctgctcgaagtgactgtaatctcactttcttgactcgatctactcctttgtagattgtactgagtgtatcacatacttgcttgctcgttgttgcttctgtaaccttctcgaacgttgaatcttccaaaccctggtatagaagatacagcgccttttggtccttctttcgtatgtccttgagagtgttcctttgatccgcagtatatacggcttcttg
This genomic stretch from Pyrus communis chromosome 2, drPyrComm1.1, whole genome shotgun sequence harbors:
- the LOC137723549 gene encoding uncharacterized mitochondrial protein AtMg00810-like, coding for MNERESISDYHTRLIAIVNQMRRNGEKLDEVRVVEKILRSLTSNFEHVVTAIEESKDLETMSTEELLGSLLVHEQRIQKNKTLYGLKQAPRAWNSRIDNYLHQNGFQKCPYEHSVYMKNGEKGEFLIICLYVDDLLFTGNNEAMFYEFKQSMFSEFEMTDNGLMSYFLGIEVKQGSDGIYISQQKYMRDILEKFNMDKCNIVNTPVATGLKLSKEGEGEFVNSTVYKSLVGSLRYLTITRPDIVYGVGLVSRYMETPRESHWLAAKRILRYIRGTLNYGLFYNFGEDAKLFGYSDSDWGGDQDERKSTTGYVFFLGSTVFSWTSKKQSIVALSSCEAEYVAVALTVCEAIWLRNLLKSVCHPQMESTVIHVDNISAIKLARNPVQHGRSKHIDTRFHFLRDHVKQKTIELVYCHTKEQMADIFTKPLPVELFKLLREMLGIKAF